One region of Wyeomyia smithii strain HCP4-BCI-WySm-NY-G18 chromosome 3, ASM2978416v1, whole genome shotgun sequence genomic DNA includes:
- the LOC129726674 gene encoding zinc finger protein ZFP2-like encodes MDILIEPDCYKVCRICMESCEEDFVCVYDEFEDNILMDVIVECARVEIRKDDALPRNACRNCAEYMIIAYHIIQKCRDSDQTLRSIFKHEIDFRSRKDEAVFDTNDMHDDINPAEYAFLLSDAYDNIMLENVKGLIAEEAKTAPPIEFPNENVCSSKIGENKFLTTNKVVHEQSNHTSQLNNAEIVEMLENKPLGENISRTDQSHSTKKCCGCKKIFNSEQELKTHSNVVHQREQTSISELGRPFKCSICYKNFSNQQLLKEHQRTVIRRFFCRKCGKRFMTQNNLENHLKCHVASRETKRCCGCRKDFMSESELLQHSQEVHQVEQTINSNKPFECNICYRRYSTRKSLVSHKRMIQQHQCQQCGEMFMKKLFLSLHEKSCHIVRADDNKKKRCCGCSVEFSNKQALLEHAANVHKNTSDAQSDSTIDSSKLFECEICFKRFSSKLILNQHKRKIDVDKRYSCDICGRTFNRAHDKTTHQTTHSNEMPFSCHVCLRRFKNKLYLKNHLKLHATSESRNFGCAECGKCFRTKDLLKTHLISHSNERKHQCQFCPAAFKRAQCLKIHTKVHTQEKAFACAICDKRYVQSSDLKRHMLTHNPGESGKPFQCEYCLKRYPRKDYLKIHIRKQHLEKADMILIEDVALEFRGNSDASDFLLI; translated from the exons ATGGATATACTAATAGAACCGGACTGCTATAAAGTATGTCGTATTTGCATGGAAAGCTGCGAAGAAGACTTTGTATGTGTTTATGACGAGTTTGAAGACAATATATTGATGGACGTAATTGTTGAGTGTGCCCGAGTGGAG ATAAGGAAAGATGATGCTTTGCCACGAAATGCTTGCCGCAACTGTGCTGAATATATGATAATTGCTTACCACATTATTCAAAAGTGTCGAGATTCCGATCAAACGCTTCGATCCATATTTAAACATGAGATTGATTTTAGAAGTCGTAAAGATGAGGCCGTTTTTGATACTAATGATATGCATGACGACATAAACCCTGCGGAATATGCCTTTCTATTGTCGGATGCTTACGACAATATCATGCTAGAAAATGTCAAAGGCCTTATAGCCGAAGAAGCTAAAACAGCTCCACCAATCGAATTTCCTAATGAGAATGTGTGCAGTTCAAAAATaggcgaaaataaatttttgacaacAAATAAAGTCGTCCATGAGCAATCAAACCACACATCTCAACTCAATAATGCAGAAATAGTAGAAATGTTGGAAAATAAACCTCTTGGGGAAAATATAAGTAGGACAGATCAATCTCACTCCACAAAAAAATGTTGCGGTTGcaagaaaatttttaacagtgaaCAGGAATTGAAAACTCACAGCAATGTAGTACACCAGAGAGAACAAACTTCCATTTCCGAGTTGGGCAGACCTTTCAAATGTTCGATATGCTATAAAAACTTTTCCAACCAGCAACTATTAAAAGAGCACCAGCGGACAGTGATAAGgagatttttttgtcgaaagtGTGGTAAGAGATTCATGACACAGAATAATCTGGAAAATCATCTCAAGTGTCATGTTGCTTCCCGTGAAACCAAAAGATGTTGTGGATGCCGTAAAGATTTTATGTCGGAATCTGAGCTTCTACAACACTCCCAGGAAGTACATCAGGTAGAACAAACAATCAACTCAAACAAACCATTTGAATGTAATATTTGCTACCGCCGATACTCCACACGTAAGTCGCTGGTAAGCCACAAACGAATGATACAACAGCATCAGTGCCAACAGTGTGGAGAAATGTTTatgaaaaagttgtttttatCATTACATGAAAAATCTTGCCACATTGTTAGAGCTGATGATAACAAAAAGAAACGATGCTGTGGGTGTAGCGTTGAATTTTCCAATAAACAAGCTCTGCTGGAGCACGCTGCTAATGTTCATAAAAACACTAGTGATGCTCAATCCGATTCAACAATTGATAGTTCCAAACTGTTCGAATGCGAAATCTGTTTCAAACGCTTTTCCTCGAAGCTTATTCTTAACCAacataaaagaaaaattgaCGTTGACAAACGTTACTCTTGCGATATTTGTGGCCGCACATTTAACCGCGCGCATGACAAAACTACTCATCAAACTACCCATTCCAACGAAATGCCATTTTCATGTCACGTTTGCCTACGGCGTTTTAAAAACAAACTCTACCTCAAGAATCATCTCAAACTGCACGCTACAAGCGAGTCACGGAATTTTGGTTGTGCTGAATGTGGTAAATGTTTTCGCACAAAGGATCTGCTGAAGACGCACCTGATAAGCCACAGCAATGAAAGGAAACACCAGTGTCAGTTTTGCCCGGCGGCGTTCAAGCGAGCACAATGCCTAAAAATTCATACAAAGGTACACACACAGGAGAAAGCATTTGCTTGTGCGATTTGCGACAAACGGTACGTTCAATCGTCTGATTTGAAACGCCACATGCTTACACACAATCCCGGTGAGAGTGGTAAACCTTTCCAGTGCGAGTATTGTTTAAAACGGTATCCCCGCAAAGACTATCTGAAAATACATATTCGGAAGCAGCATTTGGAGAAGGCAGATATGATACTGATAGAAGATGTAGCACTAGAATTTCGGGGAAACAGTGATGCTAGTGACTTTTTgttaatataa
- the LOC129726676 gene encoding protein brambleberry-like — MKSNKVNSKLKFWVILFALVIIAPSLTECSILDYIWPDPKKNQLNTALDAFPAVPYELSEGDEAFVREASKWIGTNLSKLDLCHHRVIMKLKKSCHELNAEQMGRLAVMLLNCQSDSEGRRVYYCTEQMTLKECTSDMDPDTWNAYHLVTNRAKAVCASVRHDQFRGLTEMTVNKLMNTAHEQIAMMGQLAENQKELHSVTQEAIDEMTNNNDKIINQQGDIMRLSEAHRAKIESNLREMIREKSLIRAGQQEVAILLTDLRNRIDESIKQLETQTKRNKLNHASLLSDMENLQTGAAIIAAKIDETSAYISVQQQTAEKQFQYTLDQLQKINNTITNMLTIIDALQKNFDEKLSWITEKIGGSDYVMRKINIIVTHFCYIVFGMICLSFVGADKFIRIFFIILVPGNLLGNLVDLFNSDVIQLSIILMSFILADLICRLAIRFYPAELLSMNNATSSRNQINPRNQQREPSVAPSNNLADSDENDDENDEYEIRRETSSYARPSLSRFSRERSITPQPNGTSRRSVTPFDNVSNGDRHLQCHGRTVRGEQCRGMARSGSDFCRLHSQRGL, encoded by the exons ATGAAAAGCAACAAAGTTAATTCAAAACTCAAGTTTTG GGTTATATTATTTGCTTTAGTCATCATAGCGCCATCTCTCACAGAATGCTCGATTTTGGACTACATATGGCCGGATCCTAAAAAAA ATCAACTCAACACCGCTCTGGATGCTTTTCCTGCTGTCCCTTATGAGCTCTCCGAAGGTGATGAAGCTTTTGTGCGGGAGGCATCTAAATGGATAGGCACAAACCTGTCGAAATTAGATTTATGTCACCACCGAGTAATCATGAAGTTAAAAAAATCTTGCCATGAACTCAATGCGGAGCAAATGGGTCGGTTGGCTGTTATGCTGCTCAATTGTCAGTCGGATTCAGAAGGGCGCCGGGTGTATTATTGCACCGAACAGATGACGTTGAAGGAGTGCACCAGTGATATGGATCCGGATACATGGAACGCATATCACCTTGTGACGAATCGTGCTAAAGCGGTATGTGCGAGTGTACGTCACGATCAGTTCCGGGGACTGACTGAGATGACTGTGAATAAGTTGATGAATACAGCTCATGAACAAATTGCGATGATGGGTCAATTGGCTGAAAATCAGAAGGAGCTGCATAGTGTTACACAGGAGGCGATTGATGAAATGACTAATAACAACGATAAGATTATTAACCAGCAAGGAGATATCATGCGCTTATCGGAAGCTCATCGCGCAAAAATAGAATCAAACTTACGCGAAATGATACGAGAAAAAAGCTTGATACGCGCGGGACAGCAGGAGGTGGCTATTTTACTGACAGACCTGCGGAATAGAATAGATGAAAGCATTAAACAGTTGGAAACACAAACAAAGAGAAACAAATTGAATCATGCTTCTTTGCTATCAGACATGGAAAATTTGCAGACTGGAGCAGCAATCATAGCTGCTAAAATAGACGAAACCAGTGCATACATTTCCGTACAGCAGCAAAcagctgaaaaacaatttcaatacacgCTGGATCAGCTTCAGAAAATTAATAACACTATTACAAACATGTTGACAATAATCGATGCTCTGCAGAAAAACTTTGATGAAAAATTATCCTGGATTACCGAGAAAATTGGTGGTAGTGACTACGTCATGAGAAAAATCAACATTATTGTTACGCACTTTTGTTATATCGTTTTCGGAATGATCTGTTTGTCTTTTGTCGGAGCAGACAAATTTATacgaatatttttcataattttggtGCCTGGAAACCTGCTTGGAAATCTTGTCGATCTTTTCAACTCTGATGTAATTCAACTAAGCATCATTCTAATGAGTTTCATTTTAGCGGATTTAATATGTCGCCTGGCGATTCGATTTTATCCTGCTGAATTGTTATCGATGAACAACGCTACCTCTAGCCGAAATCAAATTAATCCGCGAAACCAGCAGAGAGAACCTTCTGTAGCACCTTCCAACAATCTAGCAGATTCCGATGAGAATGATGATGAAAACGATGAGTACGAAATAAGAAGAGAGACTTCGTCTTATGCAAGACCATCACTATCTAGATTTTCTCGTGAACGTTCCATTACACCACAGCCTAATGGTACTTCTAGACGCAGTGTCACTCCTTTCGATAATGTATCAAATGGAGATCGCCACCTGCAATGCCACGGTAGAACTGTGCGAGGCGAGCAGTGCCGAGGTATGGCACGATCGGGAAGTGATTTTTGTAGACTGCACTCACAAAGGGGTTTGTGA